Within the Citrus sinensis chloroplast, complete genome genome, the region ATATATGTATGTCTGCTCACAAAGCCCGAAGGGTAATTGATCAGATTCGTGGACGTTCTTACGAGGAAACCCTTATGATACTCGAACTCATGCCTTATCGAGCATGTTATCCCATTTTAAAATTGGTTTATTCTGCAGCAGCAAATGGTATTCACAATCTGGGTTTCAACG harbors:
- the rpl22 gene encoding ribosomal protein L22 — its product is MIRIIKKKVEVSALGQHICMSAHKARRVIDQIRGRSYEETLMILELMPYRACYPILKLVYSAAANGIHNLGFNEGSLFIIKAE